A stretch of Elephas maximus indicus isolate mEleMax1 chromosome 20, mEleMax1 primary haplotype, whole genome shotgun sequence DNA encodes these proteins:
- the LOC126063761 gene encoding olfactory receptor 1020-like — MTNHTTVTEFVLLGFRDHPELRCFLFVLFLLTYVTTVIGNLGMFLLMKTDSHFHTPMYFFLSNLSLVDLCYSSVIAPNMLVNFWVKNPVISFNGCATQFFFFGSFGGIEGFLLSVMAYDRYVAICKPLLYTVAMSPHLSTLLVLFTYLAGFINAAIHTGFTFQLSFCCTNVINHFFCDTPPLLKLSCSDTHINEVVIFAFASFNELSCLLTILISYLYILVAILRIQSAEGRCKAFSTCASHLRAVTIFFGTILFMYLCPSPSYSMDQDKVVSVFYTLIFPVLNPLIYSLRNKKVKSSLGKIFKTNYFYSCC; from the coding sequence ATGACCAACCACACAACCGTGACTGAATTTGTTCTCCTTGGATTCAGGGATCATCCAGAGCTACGGTGCTTTCTTTTTGTGCTGTTCCTACTTACCTATGTGACCACTGTGATTGGAAATCTCGGCATGTTCCTGTTAATGAAAACTGACTCCCAtttccacactcccatgtacttctttctcagTAACTTGTCCCTTGTTGATTTGTGCTACTCTTCTGTCATTGCTCCCAATATGCTGGTGAACTTCTGGGTAAAGAACCCAGTCATTTCATTTAATGGATGTGCCACccaattcttcttttttggttcctTTGGTGGCATTGAGGGCTTCCTGTTGTctgtaatggcctatgaccgttatgtggccatctgcaagccTCTCCTCTACACAGTCGCCATGTCCCCCCATCTCAGCACCCTCTTGGTGTTATTTACATATCTTGCAGGCTTTATAAATGCTGCCATTCACACTGGATTCACCTTCCAGCTATCTTTCTGTTGCACAAATGTCATCAACCACTTTTTCTGTGACACCCCACCGCTCCTTAAACTCTCTTGTTCTGACACACACATCAATGAGGttgtcatttttgcttttgccAGTTTTAATGAACTGAGCTGCCTCCTGACTATTCTCATTTCTTATCTTTACATCCTGGTGGCCATCTTGAGGATCCAGTCTGCTGAGGGAAGGtgcaaagccttctccacctgtgcttCCCATTTGAGGGCAGTCACCATCTTCTTTGGGACAATCCTCTTCATGTATCTGTGCCCCAGTCCCAGCTACTCAATGGACCAAGACAAAGTGGTATCTGTGTTTTATACACTTATCTTTCCTGTGTTAAATCCTCTCATCTATAGTCTGAGAAACAAAAAGGTCAAATCTTCCTTagggaaaatttttaaaacaaattatttttactcATGTTGTTAG
- the LOC126063763 gene encoding olfactory receptor 8K5-like: MGLQNLRMPTEFILMGVTRQPELQLPLFGVFLIIYMITVVGNLGMIILTKMDSRLHTPMYFFIRHLAFIDLGNSTVICPKALVNFVVDKNTISYYACATQMAFFILFIISELFILSAMAYDRYVAICNPLLYNVIMSQRLCHLLVGIPYFYSSFQALMFTSKTFTSIFCGSNVISHFYCVGVPVLSILCSNSQEIELMLIFSAFNLISSLPVVLLSYQLILIAIFRMLSAKSRKKAFSTCASHLTVVVVFYGTLLFMYVQPKSSHSNDTDTMASVFYTLVIPMLNPLIYSLRNKEVKHAFHRVFKNQCQICI, encoded by the coding sequence ATGGGCCTACAGAATCTAAGAATGCCAACTGAATTCATTCTAATGGGAGTCACAAGGCAACCCGAACTTCAGCTACCCCTTTTTGGGGTcttcctcatcatctacatgatcaCAGTGGTGGGAAACCTGGGCATGATCATCTTGACCAAGATGGACTCCCGCCTACACACgcctatgtattttttcatcaGACACCTGGCTTTCATTGATCTTGGTAATTCTACTGTCATTTGCCCCAAGGCGTTggtaaattttgttgtggatAAAAATACCATTTCTTATTATGCATGTGCCACACAGatggctttcttcattttgttcattATCAGTGAACTTTTTATCCTATcagccatggcctatgaccgctatgtggctatctgtaaccctctgctctacaatGTTATCATGTCCCAAAGACTTTGTCATTTGCTTGTGGGCATTCCATATTTCTACAGTTCTTTCCAGGCTCTGATGTTCACCAGTAAGACTTTTACATCCATCTTCTGTGGCTCTAACGTCATCAGTCATTTCTACTGTGTTGGAGTTCCCGTTTTATCTATACTCTGCTCAAATTCACAAGAAATAGAATTGATGCTCATATTTTCAGCATTTAATTTGATATCCTCCCTCCCGGTCGTCCTGCTGTCTTACCAGCTGATTCTGATAGCCATATTTCGAATGCTTTCTGCCAAGAGCAGGAAAAAAGCTTTCTCCACATGTGCTTCTCATCTGACAGTGGTAGTTGTGTTTTATGGGACTCTATTATTTATGTATGTGCAGCCCAAATCTTCTCACTCAAATGATACCGACACAATGGCCTCTGTGTTTTACACTTTAGTCATACCCATGCTTAACCCTTTGATATACAGCTTGAGGAACAAAGAGGTAAAACAtgccttccatagggtttttaaaaatcagtgccAAATTTGTATTTAA